DNA from Deltaproteobacteria bacterium:
CTCTGCATTACCCCGCCGATCTTTATCTTTCCCATTATCGCAACGCCCTATCCTTACTCCCAGCGACGGCGATCTACAATCTTTTGGTGCCAGTCAGGAATAGTCCCTGGCGGTACGACCTCTACTTCACCCTTTATGGTCAAGATCTCTTTGATGGCCTTCTCCAACCGTCTCTTTAATAGACCTTTGTTTACGGCCTCATCCTTTACCTCAGCCACAAAGGTCATTACGTCGGTGTAATCCTTACGGGTCACAGCCACCTGGTATTTGAAGATCTCGGGGAATTGGGTTGCTATCTCATCGGTCTGCCAGGGATGGATGAAGGTACCTTTTACCTTGGTGGCCTGATCAATGCGTCCTAAGATCTTCTTGAGCCGGTAGGAGGTGCGACCACAGGGGCATCCTTCTTCCACCAAAAGGGAGAGGTCTCCCGTGGCAAACCTTATCATTGGAAAGAGGGGGTTAAAGTTGGTGGCCACAATCTCCCCTGTCTCCCCTGGCGAAACCTGTTTGCCAGTATGGGGGTCAACGACCTCCACAATTATGTTTTGGGGGAGATGGAGCCCGTTTTTATAATGGCACTCATAGCCCAAACACCCTGTAAAGACAGTGCCGTACCCCTGACGCACGGCCATCCCAAGTTTTTCCTCCAATCGCTGGCGAAGTCCCTCCGGGAGCATCTCGGCGGAGACAAATCCAACCTCCAGATTGAGGTCCTTCTTTAAGTCCACCCCCATGGTCTCCGCCCTCTCGGCCAGGGTCATCAAGAAGCTGGGGGTCCCTATGAATCCATTTACCTTGAGGATCCGCATTATATTGATCTGCATCATGGCATTGCCGACCCCCGCAGGGACTACGGTAATCCCCAATGACCTTAGGGATTCATCCATGGTGAAGGCAAAGGGCCAAAGGTGATAGTTAAAGGTGTTCTGGACGATGTCCCCCTGGCGCATACCGCAGGCAAAGAGGGCCTCTGCCCAGTTTTTGACTTCGTATTCCCCCACCTCAGGTTGAAAGATCAGGCCGGGGTTGACATAGATCCGACGCACCTTGTGGGGAGGGGCCGTCTCGAACCCCCCGAAGGGAACCTCTTCCTTCTGCCTCGTCCCCAGGTCCTCTTTGCGCACCAGGGGGATCTTCTCCAGATCTTCGAGGCCATGGATATTATCGGGGGATACTCCCATCATATTGAGCTTTTCCCTAAAGGCCCTGGAGTGTTGGTAGGTATATTTAACAAATTCCCTTAGTTTTTTGGACAGATGGGCCTTCCTCTCCTGGGGGGAGAGGGTCTCTAGCCTTTTATCAAAAAAGCCTTTTTTCCTCTTCTCAAGTCCCATTTTCCCTCCACTGATCCCCATACGTAGGGACAAATAACCCCCTTTTTTGGGGGATGCAATTATGCTATAAAAAATTACTACAAAGACTATCCAATTGCAACCATGACGAACCAGGGAGAAGGCATTGAAGCAAAAACTTCATTTTTGCCCCAAAGACCCTGAGTTCAAGAGGGATCTGTATGGTCATCTGGGCGATAAGACTTGATAATCATATAAAGGGCTTAGTATTTAAAAAGGAAAGATGATAGCTGGAAAGGTAGCTATTTTGCGTTGTATGTAATCTCACCTTTTATTTTCGATGGAGGAAAACCAAAAAAGGAGGAAACCACGATATGAGGGTTACCATGGTAATTCCAACGTATTGGGCAAGGGAAAATGAAGCTGGTTGGAAGGAGGGAGATGCCATCTATGACCACCCCACCCCTTTAGACAAGGAAGG
Protein-coding regions in this window:
- a CDS encoding AMP-binding protein, which codes for MGLEKRKKGFFDKRLETLSPQERKAHLSKKLREFVKYTYQHSRAFREKLNMMGVSPDNIHGLEDLEKIPLVRKEDLGTRQKEEVPFGGFETAPPHKVRRIYVNPGLIFQPEVGEYEVKNWAEALFACGMRQGDIVQNTFNYHLWPFAFTMDESLRSLGITVVPAGVGNAMMQINIMRILKVNGFIGTPSFLMTLAERAETMGVDLKKDLNLEVGFVSAEMLPEGLRQRLEEKLGMAVRQGYGTVFTGCLGYECHYKNGLHLPQNIIVEVVDPHTGKQVSPGETGEIVATNFNPLFPMIRFATGDLSLLVEEGCPCGRTSYRLKKILGRIDQATKVKGTFIHPWQTDEIATQFPEIFKYQVAVTRKDYTDVMTFVAEVKDEAVNKGLLKRRLEKAIKEILTIKGEVEVVPPGTIPDWHQKIVDRRRWE